The region CACCAACAGCCCATCCAGTTACTTAATGGTGTTAATATCTTGGGAGATTTGACCTCTTCCCCCCATGTATGCAAGACAGATATATCATGCATATTTACTGATACAAGCCTAAAGAAGGCCTTAAAAAAACTGAAAGGTTCTcagaaaaatttatttccataaattaaaaacacacacaaaagaaacagtaaaattttAGATTCACACAATattgaacagaaacaaaatgccaAGAGCGTGATGGAGGCTAATGGCACAAGTGTACAAATTCTCATTGAGCTGCTTGTTAACTTGATAGCATCATATATACTTTTAATCCACAGTTACCATCCATATTCTAGAAGAGCACCTGGAACATAATATACCAAAGGCCTACCTCAAATCAAATACAATAAATGAGAACTGCTTGCAGAAAGTCATATCCAGCAAGCATCAGAACTCAAATGTACGCAGCTACAAGGCCAGCCAGGCAAATGCTATAACGTACATTAAGTAGCCTTAGCTGCTCCAGTCATAGCAtcatgaaaataagatttttttttttttttttggaaagtgaTCTTTCTACCTCCCATAAGCAGCAAATTTAGCAGAGATGCCTGGCTCTGCAAAACTTACTACTAAGAGACAGTACCTGGCAAAAACTTTGCAATTCTTCTCAGGCTGCTCTAGTCATAATTCTGTGAGCAATATGTACAATGTCTTTCCATGatgatacaaaaaaaatcctccttggAGTGGGTTCACTTTACGAAAAGGCAAGTGTACATAACCCTTCAGCTAGGGGAGTACGCGAGACCCCAAAAGATGCATCCtctatacttttttctttcaattatcTGGGACAGAAGCAGCTCAGAGTGGCAAATACCTAGCTTTTGCACAGTCATCACTCCCAGTGTACAAGCAGCAGCCACAAGGAACAAGGCTGTTCCACGAGTGCTGTAAACAGGAACAgaggtgggaaaggaaaaaagaaaaagtgcacaAGCATGACTGacatgctgggggggggtggggaagagatgCTTTGTCTCAATTAGCTTACATCTCTATCATACAAATActaaaccaaaacagaataaTGCTGTATATTTGGGTTTCCACAAACTAAGGTCTGGGACAAGCTAGGCAACTGCAACATCATTTTCTAACTCCTCCAATTATTGTAAACAAAAGAGAATAGAGTGTTTcctttgctctgctctctctgctgtagctgttaaaaagaaagctaagaaatgttatttcaaagCAATCAGAAACAGGACAGACTAGGGAAGcagacaaaaaccccaacccaaaccaaaccaaaaaaacccgcCACAACCCAAAGGAAAAACCCAATACGTTCCATGTTTTGAAGCACATTAGAGGCCTGAACTTTGCCTGGACCCAagtttcctccctccccacccatATCCTCGTTTCCTTAAAAGCCCCAGTAAGGTTACAGCTCAATTGTGTCACAGCACTAGAAGCCTCCCATATTAACAGAAGGTGAATGAATGCTGTGTAACAATCCCATTCTATAgcataaaaccataaaaatatatatctcaCTCTTGCTACAGCTTCCAACCAGTCAATAATTGGGCTAATAAACCAGTATAGGGAAAGGttcaaacattttctaaaaggCAGTCAACCTTTATTTTTTaggtatttctttttataaaaataaagaggatCAATTAAAATGTTCTCTAGCAGCCCAGATAGGTTAACCAGACCTTGCTGCTGAAATAGTATGTCAATATATTAAAAGTTTGCCTGCCTTGTTATTTTACCCTCAAAACCCAAACACCCAAACACTTTAAGTGTgtactcctttcttttcttcagtcttcctgATTAAAGATATTTAGCCTCCAAAACAAGAATGTAAACTTCTAGGAATCCCAGCACATAACCTGGGAGCAAAACAAGCTCAGATTAGCCCATTTCTTTCAAGACTCAGGCACACACAGTGTCATAATCCTCTTCCATTTCTCTACTTTCAAAGCTCTGGAATTCAACAGATTGCTTgttaatttttagttttctgttcgGTCAGTAACAGAAGTGGCAGAGCAACAGAAGATAATGGTAGTATCTTCAGTCCTGCATTTATTGggactttattaaaaatactcaCCCACTAGATATTTGCTCATTTTGAAGGTAAATAGAAACTCTATTATACGAGTAGGTAAATAAGAAAGTGCAAGTTTCAAGTGACAAGTGAAAGAAAGAACAGACTAATTAAATTTGAGCATCCCAGCAATGACAGCTTTGCCTGAATAACTTCTATAGGCACTAAAGGACAGAAATTACCTGAACAGCAGCTAGCATTCATTTTGAATTATGCTTCAAGTAAGTTTAACAGAAGTTATTCCCAGAAGGGAGCTCTCTTCCCTCAAAAGGTATAGCTGAGAAATTGCCCAGTGCTGCCTCAGATAATTACAAATGGCCATacataatggggggggggggggggggggggaagtccacATGCTAGGAGTCTCTTTGTACAACACTAGTTATGTTGTACTAATTATGTACAACAGTGCTGTACAGGGAATATCTAATTATGAGCTACATAAATTGTAAAtctaaaatggtaaaaaaaaccttcaagatggaaaaaaaaatattttcttgttggcATTAAAATTAAGTTGATATTtttactggaattaaaataacttaaaaatgagTCTCAGAGATTTTGCTGGTGTTCCCTGCATACAGCAGCTCAGCTCAGTTAACTAAAACCCTCTACTTACGTATCCTGCAGCTTAACATCCTCATGGGCTAATTACCTTTTCCTCTGGAGAAGAGGCTGGCATCAGCCAAGTAGTTAAAAACCTCTACTATTTGGGAAAAATTAGTACTGGGcacaattttttcttaaaatataaccTGTTTTTGAGCTCAATCATGTTAAAAGGTGTCCTCATGCAGCAAATACAGAAACATATACAAAGTGCAAGTTATTTAAAGTCTAGTTATGGGGGGCTTCTGCTGCCTGAAGCCAGGAAGGGCACAGAAACTCAGAAGGAACCTTCTAATTAAACAGAAGGGAGAAACAATTGAAAGCAAACCCAGACAGCtacttttaataattaaaaagttagTGGTATATCAAGAATGTGTTTGCTAGAATTCATCTTTATCAAACACCATATCTCTTCTGTCAGGTTGTTCAAAATAGCCATTACAGTAACCACAGCAGACTCAAATGTGCAAATGATCTGGAGTACAGAGTTCTAGCATCACTGAAGGTACACTACTTGCTCCTTTACACTCCTACTCTACCCCCAAAAGGGTGTTTAAACATAATTAAACATTAGCAGTAATTTCCAGAGGTTGGGGAAGGAATGGTAAATTGTATGTGGCTGTGTTACACTCAAACAGGgacctgaaaaaaatccctccaacagcattttaaaataaaataaaatagcacctTAAAGAGGGCCACAGCCAAAAACTGATCATCAGATATTAGAACAGAGTGGTAGAGTAATGTATGAAGAAATCAGTAGATTTCTCCCAACGGGACTAAAATACTAAAGGAGCTGATTCGACCATTTTCAGCTAAATGGCTCCCTCAGATGCTAGAggcctgctcctgctcagcctcCTTTGCAAAAAAGGCTTCAAGGTCCATTAGCTTCTGACTCAGAAGAGCATCTAACTCTGCACTCTGTAGTGCAGCTTTTTTTGCTCGGGTGAAACTACCCACTGCTTTGATTTTCCCTCGTGTCTTCCTTTTCCGGGGAAGAGTAAAGTCCTGAAACTCTAGAATCCgctttctcttctgctggctGACAGAGATCAAGTGTCCATTTTTCTCCTTGGGCTCTTCAAAGATTGTTTCCAAGCTCCTGGTAAAAGCAGAGGATAGAACTCATGAACACTCAAGAAGCAGTTAAGGACAGGGGTTATGAAATCCACCAGTCTCCAAGTAAACACACTTCTAACTTCCACATTTTTAGAGTCCCTCCACACCTCTTGTAATGTATCTACAGCTTACACCTCTACAACTGCACATTACTGCTAGCTAAGTAATTTGTTATTGGTGCATAGACATTTGGGTTGAATCTCTTTCTATCCATATTTCAGTTCAAAAGCACAATTATAGAATCTTGATTTTATGGAATAAAtagatttgaaaattaaaaatgtagcaGTCTTGATAATCATGCTATACTTGATGACAGACAGTTATTcttagtattttaaagaatatttagttgcctttgaattttgaaaaagtaaGTACTGTACTTGGATGGAGGCTTGAATGAATAAGCAGatgaaaaaatatacaaatcCATACTTAAACAGCTGCAAACTCTTAGTTCATATTctatttcactgcttttcatCCAAATAGTAAAAGATACTGTTTCTGAATTAACTTTCTCTACCATGTTATACtagagcaattttaaaaatttatctccCTCTTAGCTTTCAGACACCTTtaatcttctctctctctctgcctaaGTAATTTACATTTATCTTGGTTTTCTCATTAGGAAGCAGAACCAACCTGGCTGGAGGAGGGGATTTATAGTTCTTGTTTGTGTAAATTTCTTCTAAACTAAATTCTTTCTTCTTAAGCCTGAAAAAGTAATGAACAAATCAATCAAGAAAGAAGAATTTCGAAACTACCTCTCTTCACAACAAGCGGATTTGCTAGAAACAAGTATGGTTTGCGTTCTATGCTTAAACGCTAACTAATTATGCTTTAACTTAAAACATAGATTTAGATTCTAATtggaaatatgaaaaatgaggTCGTTAAGTACCTAATTTCATACAGTGGTTTTATAAGGTCCGGGTCAAGACTTGCCATTTCTGCAGAGATCAATGTTCCTTCTAGCATTCTATGATGTTTTGAAATAATGctcaaaagaagaaagggaaatgccTTCACAGGTCACTTTTTTGTGGAAGCTAAGAAAAGACTTACCATTTAGCAGATTAACATTTCATCTCTTGagactgattttaaaagttaGTCATTGACAATTAGCAAGCTGATCTCTGAAGAAATGCATTCCTTTGTCAAAGCTAGCACTTCTGTTTAGACAGAAGTGAACAAAATACTAGATGACTGATTGGAAAAGCTTTATCAATATCTGGCACTGTGATTACCCACATTTACACTGAACTAATGTTTCCCTAAGATCATATACCACAAACAAAGAAGGGACTGTGAAGAACTCCATCATAATTTGCATCAACAGAACCTCCTAATGGATCACTTCATCTCACTGTGCATTGTAGAATGACTTATTGTCAATGTACGTTTATCAATatgaatttctttctttagaaaataattccATTGCAGCTTAGTTTTTCATGTTTTGCCTAAAACCCAGTCAGTAGTTCATATCCAATAGTCCTTTATTTATCCTTTCTCACTTGAAAAAAGTTATGTTCAAAGaccaatttctttcttcagtcttttatACAGTTGATACAGCTGTGTCAATCTTTTcttatgaagaaagcaaacatcagACATCACTCAACTGGGAGTGTACAAAATAGTGGTGGTAAGAGAAGCATTTATTGAAATGATTACATTATTATGCAGGAAATGTACGCAACAGAAGCTAGCATGAGTCCATTTAAAAGATACCGCTCACCTTTTTGGTTTGGGTAGTCCCATTGGAGTAAGGTTAGGGTCTGGCTTAGGAACAGTTTTCCTGATTCGGATCTGTGAGACTTTCTTTGGCCTCTTTTCTGGCTCagtcttaagaaagaaaaaaagaaaaagaaaaaaaagaagttaaaatgaaggaaataatgaCCACGCTAGTCAACAGAATTCCCTTTTATGTTGAGTATACATTATCTATAGAAtaaaaatttgtctttgttttgccACCTTCTTTCTGCTTgaacaaaagaaagcagcagcacaggctagGACTAACAGCCTGTTTTCTGTCCTCGTCTTTAACAGTTACTAGATAATATTCAGCAGCAGTAGCTTCAAGTTCTGGGGAACCAAGAGTCTGAGATATCTAAAATGAACTCacttttttcagttctgtgtcaCCTTGGGATCTAAGACAGGCTGGAACAGAAGCATCAGCTTCACCAAGGGCATGGACCTGGAGCTCTGATGCTGAAAGCCTGGGAGGAGACGGCAATGATTCTGGAAGTGAGCAAGACTTTGGTAATGGAAGAGGGAATGAAGTTTCCAGACTGtaacagaggaagaagggaacATATGTAGATTAATACCCAAGTTATGCTGCAACAGCATTCCATGCTCTCAGGTGATGTTCCTAAATTGCAATATGGGCACAAAAAGCAATACAGTTCACAGAAATTGCCCAAGTAAGTGAACCCTTTCTCCAGTACGTACATACAGCCAAaaactgctgcagcctgcacTGATACTGAAACAAACTAAACTGCCAGTGTATTTGAACATGTAATTTTAAAcccactcttttcctttttgtataaACAGGTTACAGCTCTATTTAGTAACTACTGATAGAAAGTGATTAATCCTCCTTTTCTGCCAGCAAATTTCTTTGACACAActattaatttattactttttgtttatagataaatttaaaaagataGCTTTTATATCTGCCATCCCAATGCTGAAAAAAGAATAGAAGGAAGTTTCAGCACCTAACATCCAGTTGCTCAGACAGAAAGAACATATATCCAAGTAAGGAAACAAACTTCTATAGTTTCACATATTCATTTCATAGTAAGTGGCGCAACATGGTTGAAAGTAACAGAATTGTTCTGTGCAGTGATCTACATGGTATTTGCATTAATGCCCCTCGAGAGTTCTCCATTACATGATCCAGTCAGTTTACTTCActaatattttaatcagaaagcTATTCTTGAAGTGAACTGCTGAAAGCTAAAAGTCAAAATGACATAAACAATGTATTTCTGAGAAAGCTTATGATCCCACTACTCAGAATAAATATCAAAGTTCAAGAGACTCACTGTATCTCATGACCTGCAGTCTGTAGTGCTTCCATACTCTGTACAGGTAAGTGCGGTAATATGGCATAGCTGGttcaaaagaagaatgaaaaaaaaaccaaaaaaagacagacaagttAGGTCTACACTATAAAAAAGATGAGCAAAAAATTATTAGTATAAACTGGACCGTAAGACAAAAATGCTAATATCAGTAATGAGAATGAAAGACTAAAATGATACAAGAGCAAGCCACATCTGCCATTTAGTCCACTAAATTTCACTGACAGCTTGTTAGAGAAATAGTcctattttcacttaaaaatggtagtgatgagaaaaggaaataaaagtacagaaagagagggagacaGTATTAGTCTGCAAGTTATAATTATTTCTATGAAAGTCTATATTCCTCATTCAAAAAccccagcttttaaaattaaagtaccCAAAAACCTTGAAGGATTTGGCTACTACATAAAAAACTGCATAGTGGCAACAGTAACAAGTGAAAGGAAGGATCTGCATAAGATTAACTCCCTGTTGTCTCTAACTCCCACAATCTTACTTGAATATTCTTAATCGATTGGAATAACCAAAGGCCTTTCCATAAGGGTTGGTAATTACCATAATTCTATGGCATAAAAGTCAGCACAGCAGCTCTAAGTCCTTTAAtattaagctttatttttgtgcCCACACTAttaatagcaggaaaaaaaaatcagctgggaCAGCTTTTATTACATTAAACAGCGAATCTTGTACTTGCTGTACTCCCAAACTAACAGCTAAATGTACTTCACTGTTCTAAAGCAAAGAAGTTACAGCCAGACTGGAATgctacaaaataaatgaaaaacaaccaTGCTGGCAGCACAGATAAGTCCAAATATAAGGAGGTCAGAAAGACccatttcttctgtttgtcaTTTAATATCAGAACGATAGTATTTTGCTTCTCTCAATGTTCCACTCACTATTCCAACACTACTGGAACCTGCAGTAATAGTGCATCAGAGTCCTCCGTGCTAGAGGCAGACCTTGCTGTTTtatgcaataataataataaaaaaaattacagggacagaaaaaaaccacttcagaAGTTTTGAATCCAATTAAGCCTTAATTAGAATAAAGATTTCACTTAAAGAATGCTTTATTACTGGCAGTGGAAGTGACAGAAGAAGATTTTTAGACAGGAGGACTACTCTAGTTCCTTGTTTTCTTGGTTATTAAAAACACTAacaatgaatgaaataatttaaagaggACAGatctcttccagaagaaaatggcCTTCAGAGAACTTGCAgccactttttaatttttctgttttttaaccaTCTTAATGAAAACAGGCAAAGATTTTTGTCATACTGGGAGCTGAAAATGCTTTTATACTGCACCAAACCTACTTCTTGTATTCTTGTATTTAGGTaccaaacatttatttcctagattttttttttgagtatgCACAAATTTAAGGGAGATTTACTGAATTATCCTTTTGTCACTGTTCCTgttaatcactttaaaaaaagaattattagttGATGAGAACAGGCTATCAATCTTCAGCAAAATGGAATCTAAAATggtgttaaatatttaaaatattaggcTTTGTTCTTTATGTTGTTTTATACCAAacctttaatattaatttttgctTAACTGTTTTAGGAATAGAATTTAGTTGCTACGCTTCTTTAAACGTCTGCAAACATTCTTTTCAACTCACTGCATGCTACAATAACTCCACGTTAAAGAAAATCTGAGTGGGGCAGAAGAATTAAGGCTACCTCATACACATATTTATaagatattttataaaaaaaactaACTGAGTTTTAGACTATTTTaactttgggttatttttcactTGAAGTGATAAGGTTGGATTTGGCTTCTCTCCCTTTGGGATAAAGATAATTCATAGCAAAACATTTGGTTTTCAAATTACCCTTTACGTCAAGGAATTAAATCCTCTTATACTTTAGCTAACTGGATATGCTGTAACAAGCTGCCTCGGAGTCTGTAGACTTAAGTATGGGAGAAAACATGAGAGCATAAGTCAGCTCTGATCTCCCAGTCCAAGGATAACATGCCGCaagaatacaaaataataaattcacCTTAGCACAGAGCTaagttttaaaaaggtatttgttttgtttttaaggaatgGCAACAATGTCTTAAAATTAAGTTTAGTGCTCAAACTGTAGTTTACTGGTATGATGACTTCCAGAGTACTAATTTGTACACTAGGAAATTCAGCCTGATATATTGACTCATATGGAATGAAAAAGAATGCGGGTCCAATAGAACGTGCTGCGAAGTTGTCTCTATGCCATTATTCAACTTCATTCTTTTAGTGCAGATGACTCCCAGAATGGAGTAGTACTTTCATAAGCTCACTCCCACCTTTGGTAGACATTAGAATTTATACTAACAAGTGATAAACTTTTAGATATATTATCCATTTATACAAAGTAAAATGCAGGATTAGTTATCTGGCAAGATTTTTGGTTATACATATGCTATGACATAAGATAAGCCAAATTCAACAGTTCTCTAGAGATTGCCATATTAAACAAAAGAATTAATCAAATCGACTTTTCTACAGTGCTCATCAGCCTATACTCTGTCCAGGAATCTCAAGATTATAAAATCAGGGACTGAACTCCCCCGTGTCACTGAAGCATAAAGGGAAAAATCTTTGCTCAAGAGCATGCAAAAATCCTGTAACAGAGCTAGGAACCTCTTCTCTCATTCTGTTTCTTAGTAAAAAGATCTCAAATGCCAATAGCAAAGTTAAATTAAATATGCAGAGTATTTCAGTCCTCTTCCCACTCATAACGAgaatgacacacacacaaaaattcatTACCAACCTGAACTGGAGCTACACTTGCTTGTGCCAACAATACATTGGGCACATACTATCAAAAGGCATAGCACACACAAAGAAGTTTTGATTAGCATAGAACAGTCATGgaatacaattaaaaaattaagtgaatGCCACCTCCCGCCCCTTAGGATTCTTCCTAATCTGATATTGAGCATTTTACAGTGGTTCCAAGTGGCACTTGTGGCTCAGACCTCTGAAAAAGACTTTCCTACCTCAGAAATCCAGTTGTTCTGCAGTCACTCTGAATAGACCTAACGAAGTAGCTCACCTTTCTGCATTATATATTCTGATGCATGGTGTGTATATTTtgcaagggagaagaaaatagagTTAGCCATTCTGCCAAAACAGGATAGTATTAAAGAAGTGaaggcaaatatatttaaattcacCTAACAGACTGTTCTGTAGGGAAGAATCTTCCATGTTGAGCCATTTTTGGAGCAGAATGTGTAGATTTGGAACAGGGGAAACTGACCTTCCAATGCAAGCTGCAATTACCCTCTCCCTCCCAAAAAGGAGCAAGTACATAGCCTATACATATTTAATCTCAGAAATAAGTTGATGGGTTTTACCTGTTCTCGATGCCCACACTTGGCTGCCACTTGCAGTGACTGGAATGGAGAGGAGTGATTTCGGAGGGACGGGCAGAAGGACCGTGCTGACTCCATATGGATAGTACCCTGCCCAATGAGTATGGCAATGAAGAGACGAGGTCATCTGATACAGAAGTTGGGTACCTTGCCCCTTTCAAACCCTGTGCGAATTGTGATATAAATAGTCTCTGGATGGTAGGAATATGACTGGTTAAGTTTCTTCTTCTTGTCCAAATCCTGTAACATCCAGGGGAAGAAAGTGCTAACACTGTGTGAAGGCCAAGCATGGAGCAACCTCGTCTTCTTTCGGCTATGGCATTTCTTCCATGGTCAGGATGAAGGGCAACAGCCCTTGGGGTTGTTGCACAGAGAGAGGAATGCAGCTCATTATCTAGACTGGAATTTTCCTTGAAAGCTGTTGTATCTGAACAGCTCTgagacaggagaaaagagaaagtccACTTTGAAGGCGGTGCTGGCATTTCTCCCAAAACTGGTCTGTGATGTACAGAGTGCTGGGATGTAATCCCTGTGAGGTCTGTCACAGGACTGGAGTCCAATTTTATGTGAAAAGAAATTGGGAAAACTGGGGTATCCAAGAAAGAGGTTGGAGGCTTGTGGCTCAAgtctgaaaaaagtattttggtagATTCTACAGGATAAAGTGCCAAAGGCTGAAAGCTGAACATCTTGGTGCACCAACTGTCAGCCCAGCGTGAGTGTAAGTTCCTGTTAATGCAAGAAAAGGCTTCCAATAGATTTTTAGATCTACGTTGGCTGTACCTCTCAGCCACTGGAAGAATTTCAGAAGAATATGGCAGAGGTTCTAAGTTACGGATGCTTTTGGCAGGTGCCAGGAGTTTGCTAGCCATTGCAGACAGCTTGCTCAACAATGCTGGTTCTTTGGTATGTTTTCTAAATTTCAAGCTGTTCAACAAACTGTACCTCTTGGCCCTCCGCCTTGGCATATGCATGAATCTCATGGCTGTTTCCATTTCCATTGTTGGTGGTTTACATGGAAAGTACAAAGATTTGGAAAGTGTGTTTTCCTGCTTCGGGAATATTTCTGGGGGAATCTCAAAAAAAGGTgaacttttaacttttttgctttttcttagagTTTTTTGCTGATACGATGTGGGAACTTTTTTGCATGTCCTTCCAGGCTGTCTTTTTAATGGAAGAGGTCCTTTTAGTTTATTTGTAGTTCCAAAGGCACCAGGGATTCCATCATACCCTAAATTAAGGTTCaggttttccatttctgaatcCTGAGTCTTCAAAAACTGTGAACTAATAATATCTGTGGTAATCTTTGGCCTTTTGACTTCTTGTAAAGTGCTACGTAGTTTATTTTCACTGCTTCTGACAGCAAAAATTTCCTCTGAAGGACCTTCAAACTTCATATTTCTTGATGTCACCAACTCATTTGAAGAGCTGCGTAAGAGTTCAGAACCGTGCAACATACTTGGTTGCAGCgtgatttttgctttctcttgatATTCTGACTTCTGTTCTTGTGCCTTGTCTGACAGATGTAATTCCATCTTCTCATACTTCTTCTTTCGTTTAAGTACCTGACATTTCTCTATTTGATCAAGTCTCTCTGAACCTAAAGCCTCATTCTCCTTGCAAACTGAATGAGTTGGTATAGTGTCCCAGCCTTCTGTAATCTCTTTTACATTATCTTTGCTCTGTGCATTTAATTTGTAAGGCACACATACTTCACTGCAAACCACACAGTTTGGGGATGATTCTTTGCCACTGCTTGATTGTATACTCATACATGGATAAAACGTGGGTCTTGTATTATACTGCAATTCTAGTGAAGTTTCTGCGTCAGACTCATCTTCAGCTTGACGATCATGCACAGTTTCTGAAAGTAGACTGGTACCTGCTAAGTTTGTGAGCTTTgtagcattttttctttcttttgaaagattaTTTGGGTTAGATCTTGGGATTTCTTCCACAACCTTTCCATAATTCTCAGTACTGAGAGGGACTCTTTTGCTACCAGACTCTCTTGAATCTTCTAACAAGGCCCACAGACAATCTCCTCCATCAAGAAAAGAATCTATGGGCAACTTTTTTCTAGGGGCTACTTCTCTTCCCATCTTCTCTTCTACACATTTATTCTTAAACTTCTCTCCACAGTGAGTACTTTTTGGCAAGGTCACATCCATGTCTTTTACAGTTAGCATGCTATGCCCCTCATCTCTCAGACTTTCTTCGCTGTGTGCACAAACTCTTGCGCTTTTTGCACCGTTCAGAAAGCTAGTTGCCATTTCATTATCTGAAGATGGAATCTCCGTATTGCTGGCTTTTCT is a window of Mycteria americana isolate JAX WOST 10 ecotype Jacksonville Zoo and Gardens chromosome 13, USCA_MyAme_1.0, whole genome shotgun sequence DNA encoding:
- the PRR14L gene encoding protein PRR14L isoform X2, with translation MLSSGVDSLLDSSVSAVIEELYTGLPESISAELMAVSEPNVGLDAKSDVSTPVLAHSDSLSAEHHRTSGVENFCQETEDLGDVLKVISHRPAESLTEELLKAGDLEEDEKNKKRNFRKRDCSSGGYQKEGEEAQDAEEYRAECCALTPAESWSKQEEPHLNQHKVKSSRTCCTEIAGSPKNTEENQANVQVTAETLPKLTEEVQGPKKRELGTGEKKEVASLTANPSEYSASICDTCPLLNNMNIQTRHASQTEKTLHPMENQSLACQSEFDGPVPGSKQHLKCLNNQPNTGLQTMATSVQETKISIGSSQSEEMLLKTGDDLPLLGHKYAREDSFQGTLKENVVDLDSLNGVRNEDCSGYVGFISDLIEEKTIELKEHENGCEREDKGTLEENFSDSKSHCSRHACFNKCAKEKAELVYAGKKMQQSLPKMKWLVEDQENTVSAQFLPFSSIHGSLSYKPENMNVLSETENKRSLRIKSVLKNSCPQLTFEPGKETDAQKGMGLSHFGKFDIQESFNETQADSETPSALNLGISLPEKENLCVSSENIQIDNRDSSSAEVFSKDSSVTKPLSLTMSVNRKASNTEIPSSDNEMATSFLNGAKSARVCAHSEESLRDEGHSMLTVKDMDVTLPKSTHCGEKFKNKCVEEKMGREVAPRKKLPIDSFLDGGDCLWALLEDSRESGSKRVPLSTENYGKVVEEIPRSNPNNLSKERKNATKLTNLAGTSLLSETVHDRQAEDESDAETSLELQYNTRPTFYPCMSIQSSSGKESSPNCVVCSEVCVPYKLNAQSKDNVKEITEGWDTIPTHSVCKENEALGSERLDQIEKCQVLKRKKKYEKMELHLSDKAQEQKSEYQEKAKITLQPSMLHGSELLRSSSNELVTSRNMKFEGPSEEIFAVRSSENKLRSTLQEVKRPKITTDIISSQFLKTQDSEMENLNLNLGYDGIPGAFGTTNKLKGPLPLKRQPGRTCKKVPTSYQQKTLRKSKKVKSSPFFEIPPEIFPKQENTLSKSLYFPCKPPTMEMETAMRFMHMPRRRAKRYSLLNSLKFRKHTKEPALLSKLSAMASKLLAPAKSIRNLEPLPYSSEILPVAERYSQRRSKNLLEAFSCINRNLHSRWADSWCTKMFSFQPLALYPVESTKILFSDLSHKPPTSFLDTPVFPISFHIKLDSSPVTDLTGITSQHSVHHRPVLGEMPAPPSKWTFSFLLSQSCSDTTAFKENSSLDNELHSSLCATTPRAVALHPDHGRNAIAERRRGCSMLGLHTVLALSSPGCYRIWTRRRNLTSHIPTIQRLFISQFAQGLKGARYPTSVSDDLVSSLPYSLGRVLSIWSQHGPSARPSEITPLHSSHCKWQPSVGIENSYAILPHLPVQSMEALQTAGHEIHLETSFPLPLPKSCSLPESLPSPPRLSASELQVHALGEADASVPACLRSQGDTELKKTEPEKRPKKVSQIRIRKTVPKPDPNLTPMGLPKPKRLKKKEFSLEEIYTNKNYKSPPPARSLETIFEEPKEKNGHLISVSQQKRKRILEFQDFTLPRKRKTRGKIKAVGSFTRAKKAALQSAELDALLSQKLMDLEAFFAKEAEQEQASSI